One genomic segment of Mycolicibacterium chubuense NBB4 includes these proteins:
- the serC gene encoding phosphoserine transaminase: protein MAALSIPDNLKPRDGRFGCGPSKVRPEQLAALAAAGDLFGTSHRQAPVKNLVGRVRDGLRQLFSLPDDYEVVLGNGGSTAFWDAAAFGLIEKRSLHLTYGEFSSKFASAVAKNPFVGDPVVVKADAGSAPKPVSDPSVDLIAWAHNETSTGVAVPVERPDGSGDALIAIDATSAAGGLPVDITAADVYYFAPQKNFASDGGLWLAVMSPAALARVEAIAAAGRWVPEFLSLPIAIENSVKNQTYNTPAIGTLILLAEQIDWMLGNGGLDWATKRTADSSGRLYSWAEASPFATPFVTDPALRSQVVGTVDFADEVDAAAVAKTLRENGIVDTEPYRKLGRNQLRVGMFPAVEPDDVSALTACIDWVVQRLAAT, encoded by the coding sequence ATGGCTGCGCTCTCGATCCCCGACAACCTCAAGCCGCGCGACGGCCGCTTCGGCTGCGGACCGTCGAAGGTCCGACCGGAACAGCTCGCCGCGCTGGCCGCGGCGGGTGATCTGTTCGGCACGTCGCACCGCCAGGCGCCGGTCAAGAACCTGGTCGGGCGCGTGCGCGACGGTCTGCGACAGCTCTTCTCGTTGCCCGACGACTACGAGGTGGTTCTCGGCAACGGCGGGTCGACGGCGTTCTGGGACGCCGCGGCGTTCGGGCTGATCGAGAAGCGCTCGCTGCATCTGACCTACGGAGAGTTCAGCTCGAAGTTCGCCTCGGCGGTGGCCAAGAACCCCTTCGTCGGGGATCCCGTCGTGGTCAAGGCCGACGCGGGCAGCGCCCCCAAGCCGGTGTCGGATCCGTCGGTCGATCTGATCGCGTGGGCACACAACGAGACCTCGACCGGGGTCGCGGTGCCGGTCGAGCGGCCCGACGGGTCGGGCGATGCGTTGATCGCCATCGACGCGACCTCCGCGGCGGGCGGGCTGCCCGTCGACATCACCGCGGCCGACGTCTACTACTTCGCGCCGCAGAAGAACTTCGCCAGCGACGGCGGGCTGTGGCTCGCAGTGATGTCACCGGCGGCGCTGGCGCGGGTGGAGGCGATCGCGGCCGCCGGCAGGTGGGTGCCGGAGTTCCTGTCGCTGCCGATCGCCATCGAGAACAGCGTCAAGAACCAGACCTACAACACGCCGGCGATCGGGACGCTGATCCTGCTCGCCGAGCAGATCGACTGGATGCTGGGCAACGGCGGCCTGGACTGGGCCACCAAGCGGACCGCCGACTCCTCGGGACGGCTGTACTCGTGGGCCGAGGCGTCGCCGTTCGCCACCCCGTTCGTCACCGACCCGGCGCTGCGCTCCCAGGTGGTCGGCACCGTCGACTTCGCCGACGAGGTCGACGCCGCTGCCGTCGCCAAGACGCTCCGGGAGAACGGCATCGTCGATACCGAGCCGTACCGCAAGCTCGGCCGCAACCAGCTGCGCGTCGGAATGTTCCCGGCGGTGGAGCCGGACGACGTCAGCGCGCTCACCGCCTGCATCGACTGGGTCGTGCAGCGGCTCGCCGCTACATGA
- the sepH gene encoding septation protein SepH, whose amino-acid sequence MRELKVVGLDVDGKRIICETDDSAEKFVLRSDDRLKAAVRGDWVGSNQTAIDVEVPNMLRPKDIQAKIRAGASVEQVAAAAGADLARVERFAHPVLLERSRAAELATAAHPVLADGPSVLTLLETVTAALVARGLDPDSPSWDAWRNEDGRWTVQMAWKAGMSDNVAHFRYAPGVHGGTVTAFDDAASELIDPNFARPLRPLAPVAQLALEEPQAPLSTPTEAPEPPPTTKPPRPRKTRPAVPAWEDVLLGVRSSGGER is encoded by the coding sequence ATGCGGGAACTCAAGGTCGTCGGACTCGACGTCGACGGCAAGCGGATCATCTGCGAAACCGACGACTCCGCGGAGAAATTCGTCCTCAGGTCCGACGACCGCCTCAAGGCCGCCGTACGAGGCGACTGGGTCGGCTCGAACCAGACCGCGATCGATGTCGAGGTGCCGAACATGCTGCGTCCCAAAGATATTCAAGCCAAGATTCGAGCCGGCGCCTCGGTCGAGCAGGTCGCCGCCGCCGCCGGCGCGGACCTCGCCCGAGTCGAGCGGTTCGCCCACCCGGTGCTGCTGGAACGCTCCCGCGCCGCCGAGCTGGCCACCGCCGCGCATCCGGTACTGGCCGACGGGCCGTCGGTACTGACGCTGCTGGAAACGGTGACCGCCGCGCTCGTCGCCCGCGGCCTGGATCCCGACTCCCCGAGCTGGGACGCGTGGCGCAACGAGGACGGCCGCTGGACGGTGCAGATGGCGTGGAAAGCCGGCATGTCGGACAACGTCGCGCACTTCCGCTACGCCCCCGGCGTGCACGGCGGCACCGTCACCGCGTTCGACGATGCGGCCTCCGAGTTGATCGACCCGAACTTCGCCCGCCCCCTGCGGCCGCTGGCGCCCGTCGCGCAACTGGCCCTCGAAGAACCCCAGGCTCCGCTGTCGACACCCACCGAAGCGCCCGAGCCGCCGCCGACGACCAAGCCGCCGCGCCCCCGCAAGACACGTCCGGCCGTACCCGCCTGGGAGGACGTCCTGTTAGGCGTGCGTTCCAGCGGCGGCGAGCGCTAA
- a CDS encoding DUF2537 domain-containing protein → MSDDSTPWATGLTVAAFVAAVVAAAIIVLSIGLTRVHPLLAVGLNLVAVGGLAPTVWGWRKVPVWRWFVLGAGVGVAGAWIALLALAAAGTHA, encoded by the coding sequence GTGAGTGACGACTCGACGCCGTGGGCGACGGGGCTCACGGTCGCAGCGTTCGTCGCCGCGGTGGTGGCCGCGGCGATCATCGTGTTGAGCATCGGGCTCACGCGCGTTCATCCCCTGCTCGCGGTGGGCCTGAACCTGGTCGCCGTCGGCGGGCTCGCGCCCACGGTGTGGGGCTGGCGCAAGGTGCCGGTGTGGCGCTGGTTCGTGCTCGGCGCCGGGGTGGGTGTCGCGGGGGCGTGGATCGCGCTGTTAGCGCTCGCCGCCGCTGGAACGCACGCCTAA
- a CDS encoding TrmH family RNA methyltransferase, producing the protein MRAEVVDVIDVADPADPRLDDFRDLNSVDPRPDLPTGKGLVIAEGVLVVQRMLASRFVARAFLGTDRRLTELGARLDGVGAPFYRVSAEVMAEVVGFHLNRGVLASASRAPELEVPQILDTARTVAVLEGVNDHENLGSIFRNAAGLGVDAIVFGSGCADPLYRRAVRVSMGHALLVPFARAANWPDDLNLLLSREFRLIAMTPDPGALTLAEAVAGLAGERVAILVGAEGPGLQERTMRAADVRVRIPMSRGTDSLNVATAAALAFYERDRLAP; encoded by the coding sequence GTGAGAGCCGAAGTCGTCGATGTCATCGACGTCGCTGACCCCGCCGACCCGCGGCTCGACGACTTCCGTGATCTCAACAGCGTCGACCCCAGGCCCGACCTGCCCACCGGCAAGGGGCTCGTCATCGCCGAGGGCGTTCTGGTGGTGCAGCGCATGCTGGCCAGCCGATTCGTCGCCCGCGCGTTCCTCGGCACCGACCGGCGGCTGACCGAACTCGGTGCCCGCCTCGACGGAGTGGGCGCGCCGTTCTACCGCGTCAGCGCCGAGGTGATGGCCGAGGTCGTCGGCTTCCACCTCAACCGCGGCGTGCTGGCGTCGGCGTCGCGCGCTCCCGAACTCGAGGTGCCGCAGATCCTCGACACAGCCCGCACGGTCGCGGTGCTCGAGGGCGTCAACGACCACGAGAACCTGGGTTCGATATTCCGCAACGCCGCCGGATTGGGCGTCGACGCGATCGTCTTCGGGTCCGGCTGTGCCGATCCGCTCTACCGGCGGGCTGTGCGCGTGTCGATGGGACACGCCCTGCTGGTGCCGTTCGCGCGGGCGGCGAACTGGCCGGACGATCTGAATCTGTTGCTTAGCAGAGAATTTCGGCTGATTGCGATGACGCCCGATCCTGGTGCGCTGACGCTGGCCGAGGCGGTCGCAGGGTTGGCGGGGGAGCGCGTGGCCATCCTGGTGGGCGCGGAAGGCCCGGGGCTGCAGGAGCGGACGATGCGGGCCGCCGACGTGCGCGTGCGGATTCCGATGTCGCGCGGCACCGACTCCCTCAACGTCGCCACGGCTGCAGCGTTGGCGTTCTACGAACGGGATAGGCTCGCGCCGTGA
- a CDS encoding DUF2530 domain-containing protein: MDESPQPPPLPAALLTPWPVIVVITCGWVIATILAFTVSSLQDWRPICLAGLGVGVLGTSIFLWQRHAVRRGSRGAQSGLS; this comes from the coding sequence ATGGACGAATCCCCACAGCCGCCCCCGCTGCCCGCTGCCCTGCTGACGCCGTGGCCCGTCATCGTGGTCATCACGTGCGGGTGGGTGATCGCGACGATCCTGGCGTTCACGGTGAGCTCGCTGCAGGACTGGCGGCCGATCTGCCTCGCGGGCCTCGGCGTGGGAGTGCTTGGCACATCGATCTTTCTGTGGCAACGTCACGCCGTGCGTCGCGGGTCCCGCGGCGCCCAGAGCGGCTTGAGCTGA
- a CDS encoding SRPBCC family protein: MAAPILQAQIDINAPVSTVWDLVSDLSKMPQWSPQCRWMKPVGGLRQGARTINLNRRGKLFWPTTCRITELVPEQKLAFRVNENNTVWSYELEPTEAGTRLIETRHAENGTTATSNFLVGKFMGGVPNFEKELVEGMNQSLTRIKNAAEN; the protein is encoded by the coding sequence ATGGCAGCGCCGATATTGCAAGCGCAGATCGACATCAATGCCCCGGTGTCCACAGTCTGGGACCTGGTGTCCGACCTGAGCAAGATGCCGCAGTGGAGTCCGCAGTGCCGCTGGATGAAGCCCGTCGGCGGGCTGCGCCAAGGAGCACGCACCATCAACCTGAACCGGCGCGGCAAGCTGTTCTGGCCGACCACCTGCCGCATCACCGAGCTCGTCCCCGAGCAGAAGCTGGCGTTCCGGGTCAACGAGAACAACACCGTCTGGAGCTATGAGCTCGAGCCGACCGAGGCGGGCACCCGGCTCATCGAGACCCGGCATGCCGAGAACGGCACGACGGCGACGTCGAACTTCCTCGTCGGCAAGTTCATGGGCGGTGTGCCGAACTTCGAGAAGGAACTCGTCGAAGGCATGAACCAGTCGCTGACGCGCATCAAGAACGCCGCGGAGAACTAA
- a CDS encoding DUF3027 domain-containing protein → MDSVTDPDHQQVVQAQDQESAPDVSAAAPDPGEVPAELAELLLGAVAEARAAIVESSGENTVGEYLGAGFEDPASATHRFLAEMPGYRGWQWAVVVAACPGATQATISEVVLVPGPTALLAPQWVPWEERVRPGDLSPGDLLAPPADDPRLVPGYMATGDPQIDDVAVEVGLGRRQVLSLWGRNDTAQRWHDGDHGPGSAMARATRRVCRDCAFYVPLGGSLGVLFGVCANEFAADGHVVDAEYGCGAHSDTPAPHGGGSPLYDPYDDGVLDFVERPD, encoded by the coding sequence ATGGACAGCGTGACGGATCCCGATCACCAGCAGGTGGTGCAGGCGCAAGACCAGGAATCGGCGCCAGACGTCTCAGCCGCGGCGCCGGATCCCGGCGAGGTGCCGGCCGAGTTGGCGGAGCTTCTGCTCGGTGCGGTCGCCGAGGCCCGTGCGGCGATCGTCGAGAGCAGCGGTGAGAACACCGTCGGGGAGTATCTCGGCGCCGGATTCGAGGATCCGGCGTCGGCGACCCACCGGTTCCTCGCGGAGATGCCGGGCTACCGGGGCTGGCAGTGGGCGGTCGTCGTCGCCGCATGTCCCGGCGCCACCCAGGCCACCATCAGCGAAGTGGTGCTCGTCCCGGGTCCGACAGCGCTGCTGGCGCCGCAGTGGGTGCCCTGGGAGGAGCGCGTCCGGCCCGGAGACCTCAGCCCCGGAGATTTGCTGGCGCCCCCGGCCGACGATCCCCGCCTCGTGCCGGGGTACATGGCCACCGGCGATCCGCAGATCGACGACGTGGCCGTCGAGGTCGGACTCGGCCGCAGACAGGTCCTGAGCCTGTGGGGACGTAATGACACCGCACAGCGCTGGCACGACGGCGATCACGGTCCCGGCTCGGCGATGGCCAGGGCGACGCGGCGCGTGTGCCGCGACTGCGCTTTCTACGTTCCGCTGGGCGGCTCGCTCGGGGTGCTGTTCGGTGTGTGTGCCAACGAGTTCGCCGCCGACGGCCATGTCGTCGACGCCGAGTACGGCTGCGGTGCCCACTCGGATACGCCGGCGCCGCACGGGGGCGGGTCTCCGCTGTACGACCCGTACGACGACGGCGTCCTCGACTTCGTGGAGCGCCCCGACTAG
- a CDS encoding MFS transporter, with translation MTGARRDHQDPDGPHGGRYYPPRPPVGEHPGMANYPSDPVSDPGRRRGTPNSSANRWLPPLDDRERHHGYDQYDAGGRYGSGGEKVTVTRAAAQRSREMGSKMYGLVHRAATADGADKSGLTALTWPVVANFAVDAAMAVALANTLFFAAATGESKSRVALYLLITIAPFAVIAPLIGPALDRLQHGRRVALAASFAFRTVLAVLLIANYDGATGSYPSWVLYPCALGMMVLSKSFSVLRSAVTPRVLPPSIDLVRVNSRLTTFGLLGGTMIGGGIAAAAEWGFQLFQMPGALYVVVAVTMAGGVLAMRIPKWVEVTEGEVPTTLSYRGDTGETRRQPDSAKARQPLGRNIIAALWGNCTVKVMVGFLFLYPAFVAKAHDASGWEQLRILGLIGAAAAIGNFTGNFTAARLELGHPAQLVVRCAVAVTAMALATALTGNLLVAAAATLITSAASAIAKASLDASLQDDLPEESRASAFGRSESLLQLAWVVGGATGVLIYTELWAGFTTITGLLILGLAQTVFSYRGESLVPGLGGNRPVLAAQQGVRADTAAVTLE, from the coding sequence GTGACAGGAGCGCGGCGCGACCACCAGGACCCGGATGGTCCGCACGGCGGACGCTACTACCCTCCGCGACCGCCTGTGGGTGAACACCCGGGAATGGCCAATTACCCCAGCGACCCGGTTTCCGACCCGGGTCGGCGCCGGGGCACACCGAACTCGAGCGCCAACCGGTGGCTCCCGCCACTCGACGATCGCGAGCGCCACCACGGGTACGACCAGTACGACGCGGGCGGCCGGTACGGGTCCGGCGGCGAGAAAGTCACCGTCACCCGCGCGGCGGCCCAGCGCAGCCGCGAGATGGGCTCGAAGATGTACGGCCTGGTGCACCGGGCCGCCACCGCCGACGGCGCGGACAAGTCGGGCCTGACGGCGCTGACGTGGCCGGTGGTCGCGAACTTCGCGGTCGACGCGGCGATGGCGGTCGCGTTGGCCAACACGCTGTTCTTCGCCGCCGCCACCGGGGAGAGCAAGAGTCGTGTGGCGCTCTACCTGCTCATCACCATCGCGCCGTTCGCCGTCATCGCGCCGCTGATCGGCCCCGCCCTCGACCGCCTGCAGCACGGCCGGCGGGTGGCGCTCGCCGCCTCCTTCGCCTTCCGTACGGTGCTCGCCGTGCTGTTGATCGCCAACTACGACGGAGCCACCGGTAGCTATCCGTCCTGGGTGCTCTACCCGTGCGCGCTCGGGATGATGGTGCTGTCGAAATCGTTCTCCGTGCTGCGCAGCGCCGTGACGCCGCGGGTGCTGCCGCCGTCGATCGACCTCGTCCGGGTGAACTCGCGGCTCACCACGTTCGGCCTGCTCGGCGGCACGATGATCGGCGGCGGTATCGCCGCGGCCGCCGAGTGGGGGTTCCAGCTCTTCCAGATGCCGGGCGCGCTGTACGTCGTGGTGGCGGTGACGATGGCCGGCGGCGTCCTGGCCATGCGCATCCCGAAGTGGGTCGAAGTGACCGAGGGTGAGGTGCCCACCACGTTGAGTTACCGCGGCGACACCGGTGAGACGCGTCGCCAGCCCGACTCCGCGAAGGCGCGCCAACCCCTGGGACGCAACATCATCGCCGCGCTCTGGGGCAACTGCACCGTCAAGGTGATGGTCGGATTCCTGTTCCTGTATCCCGCGTTCGTCGCCAAGGCGCACGACGCCAGTGGTTGGGAACAGCTGCGCATCCTCGGACTGATCGGCGCAGCAGCGGCGATCGGCAACTTCACCGGCAACTTCACCGCCGCCCGGCTCGAGCTCGGCCACCCCGCGCAGCTGGTGGTGCGGTGCGCGGTCGCCGTCACCGCGATGGCGCTCGCGACGGCGCTGACCGGCAATCTGCTCGTCGCCGCCGCGGCGACGTTGATCACGTCTGCCGCCAGCGCGATCGCCAAGGCGTCACTGGACGCCTCGCTGCAGGATGACCTACCCGAGGAGTCGCGCGCGTCGGCCTTCGGACGGTCCGAATCGCTGCTGCAGTTGGCCTGGGTCGTCGGCGGCGCCACCGGCGTGCTGATCTACACCGAGCTGTGGGCAGGCTTCACGACGATCACCGGGCTTCTCATCCTCGGCCTGGCCCAGACGGTGTTCAGCTACCGCGGGGAGTCGTTGGTGCCGGGGCTCGGCGGTAACCGCCCGGTGCTGGCCGCACAACAGGGCGTGCGCGCCGACACTGCGGCGGTGACGCTCGAGTGA
- a CDS encoding DUF2771 domain-containing protein has product MKRIIAVLAAVALVSSIATGVLVWRLTRHHTAELPQISAYTHGHLARVGPYRFCQVLNPTDCVVPGDQGELPVTARDPIQLSVPPAVSRAPWVLLRAYEDADVVSEFRPDTRLAVTIPTVDPQRGKLTGIAVQLPTLVRDEAGNEFPVPHAEWSVRTVWG; this is encoded by the coding sequence GTGAAGCGGATCATCGCTGTTCTCGCGGCGGTGGCACTGGTGTCGTCGATCGCTACCGGCGTGCTGGTGTGGCGACTGACCCGCCACCACACCGCCGAGCTGCCGCAGATCTCGGCGTACACGCACGGGCACCTGGCCCGCGTGGGACCGTACCGGTTCTGCCAGGTCCTCAATCCGACCGACTGCGTCGTCCCCGGCGATCAGGGCGAGCTGCCGGTGACCGCGCGCGACCCCATCCAGCTGTCGGTCCCTCCGGCCGTCTCGCGGGCTCCGTGGGTGCTGCTGCGCGCCTACGAGGACGCCGACGTGGTCAGTGAATTCCGGCCCGACACCCGGCTGGCGGTGACCATCCCGACCGTCGACCCGCAGCGGGGAAAGTTGACGGGGATCGCCGTGCAGCTGCCGACGCTGGTGCGCGACGAGGCCGGCAACGAATTCCCGGTACCGCACGCCGAGTGGTCGGTGCGCACGGTCTGGGGCTAG
- a CDS encoding glutathione S-transferase family protein has product MSYVADPSSSGGDFNRDTDYITTRITADGRDGYAVEPGRYRLVVARACPWANRTIIVRRLLGLEDVLSIGFCGPTHDERSWTFDLDPGEVDPVLGIHFLRDAYNKRIADYPKGVTVPAIVDIPTGEVVTNDFAQITLDFSTEWSAHHRDGAPQLYPEPLRDEIDDVAQRIYTEINNGVYRCGFAGSQRAYERAYDRLFTALDWVSERLTDQRFLVGDTITEADVRLFTTLARFDPVYHGHFKANRSKLSEMPVLWAYARDLFQTPGFGDTIDFVQIKQHYYIVHSDINPTGVVPKGPDLSNWLTPHGREALGGRPFGDGTPPGPTRETERVPEGHGAD; this is encoded by the coding sequence ATGAGCTATGTCGCCGACCCGTCGTCCTCCGGTGGAGACTTCAACCGGGACACCGACTACATCACCACCCGGATCACCGCCGACGGTCGGGACGGCTATGCCGTCGAGCCCGGTCGCTACCGGCTGGTGGTCGCCCGCGCGTGCCCGTGGGCGAACCGCACCATCATCGTGCGCCGGCTGCTCGGCCTCGAAGACGTGCTGTCCATTGGCTTTTGCGGCCCGACTCATGACGAACGCAGCTGGACCTTCGACCTCGACCCCGGCGAGGTCGACCCGGTTCTCGGCATCCACTTCCTGCGCGACGCCTACAACAAGCGCATCGCCGACTACCCGAAGGGTGTCACTGTCCCCGCGATCGTCGACATCCCCACGGGCGAGGTCGTCACCAACGACTTCGCCCAGATCACCCTGGACTTCTCGACCGAGTGGAGCGCTCACCACCGCGACGGCGCGCCGCAGCTCTATCCCGAGCCGCTGCGCGACGAGATCGACGACGTCGCCCAGCGCATCTACACCGAGATCAACAACGGTGTGTACCGCTGTGGATTCGCCGGTTCACAGAGGGCCTACGAGCGCGCCTACGACCGGTTGTTCACCGCGCTGGACTGGGTCTCCGAGCGGCTGACCGATCAGCGGTTCCTGGTCGGCGACACCATCACCGAGGCCGACGTGCGGCTGTTCACCACGCTGGCCCGGTTCGATCCGGTGTATCACGGACACTTCAAGGCCAATCGCAGCAAGCTCTCCGAAATGCCGGTGCTGTGGGCCTACGCGCGAGACCTGTTCCAGACGCCCGGTTTCGGGGACACCATCGACTTCGTCCAGATCAAGCAGCACTACTACATCGTGCACTCCGACATCAACCCCACCGGAGTGGTTCCCAAGGGGCCCGACCTGTCCAATTGGCTCACGCCACATGGACGGGAAGCGTTGGGCGGCAGGCCCTTCGGTGACGGCACCCCGCCCGGGCCGACGCGCGAAACCGAACGGGTGCCCGAAGGGCACGGAGCCGACTAG
- a CDS encoding cold-shock protein: MPTGRVKWYDAEKGFGFLSQEDGEDVYVRSSALPAGVEGLKAGQRVEFGVAAGRRGPQALSLKLIDPPPSLTRTRREAAAAEHKHTPDELHGMVEDMITLLEGAVQPELRKGRYPDRKVARRVSEVVRAVARELDA; this comes from the coding sequence GTGCCGACCGGCCGGGTGAAGTGGTACGACGCGGAGAAGGGCTTCGGGTTCCTCTCGCAGGAAGACGGTGAGGACGTGTACGTGCGTTCCTCGGCGTTGCCCGCCGGCGTCGAGGGCCTGAAGGCAGGTCAGCGCGTCGAGTTCGGTGTCGCCGCCGGCCGCCGCGGTCCGCAGGCACTCAGCCTGAAGCTCATCGACCCGCCGCCCAGCCTGACGCGGACTCGTCGCGAGGCGGCGGCCGCCGAACACAAGCACACTCCCGACGAACTGCACGGGATGGTCGAGGACATGATCACCCTGCTCGAGGGCGCGGTTCAGCCCGAGCTGCGCAAGGGGCGGTACCCGGACCGCAAGGTGGCCCGGCGAGTCTCCGAGGTGGTGCGCGCGGTCGCGCGCGAACTCGACGCCTGA
- a CDS encoding YccF domain-containing protein, translating into MRLILNVIWLIFGGLWLALGYLLAALICFILIITIPFGFASLRIALYALWPFGRTIVDKPGARPGALVGNIIWIIVAGVWLALGHLVSAVAMAVTIIGIPLALANLKLIPVSLMPLGKEIVPVDAARSTQVGVAL; encoded by the coding sequence ATGCGCCTGATACTGAACGTCATCTGGTTGATCTTCGGCGGTCTGTGGCTTGCGCTGGGCTATCTGCTCGCCGCCTTGATCTGCTTCATCCTCATCATCACCATCCCGTTCGGGTTCGCGTCCCTGCGCATCGCGCTCTACGCCTTATGGCCGTTCGGTCGCACCATCGTCGACAAGCCGGGCGCCCGGCCAGGCGCGCTCGTCGGCAACATCATCTGGATCATCGTCGCCGGGGTGTGGCTGGCCCTCGGACATCTCGTCAGCGCCGTGGCCATGGCCGTCACGATCATCGGCATCCCGCTGGCACTGGCGAACCTGAAGCTGATCCCGGTGTCGCTGATGCCGCTGGGCAAGGAGATCGTGCCGGTCGACGCGGCGCGGTCGACGCAGGTCGGAGTCGCCCTGTGA
- the moaA gene encoding GTP 3',8-cyclase MoaA: MTVVALGLPSVQRPLPAAPTDGPLIDTFGRVATDLRVSLTDLCNLRCTYCMPAEGLDWLQGEQKLRPAELNRLISIAVTRLGITSVRFTGGEPLVVPHLEEVIAATAVLRPRPEITLTTNGVGLARRAAGLKAAGLDRINVSLDTVDAARFAAITRRDRLADVVDGLQAAQAAGLDPVKVNAVLDPVTGLDDAVALLRFCLRHGYQLRIIEQMPLDAGHAWERDRAVRADDILAELRRHFTLNPDPAPRGSAPAELWQVDDGTGATGRVGIIASVSHAFCAACDRSRLTADGQVRNCLFAREETDLRALLRSGADDAALEAAWRAAMWAKAAGHGINEPDFVQPDRPMSAIGG, encoded by the coding sequence GTGACGGTCGTGGCGCTCGGCCTGCCGTCGGTGCAGCGACCACTGCCGGCGGCGCCTACCGACGGTCCGCTGATCGACACGTTCGGTCGGGTGGCCACCGACCTGCGCGTCTCGCTGACCGACCTGTGCAATCTGCGCTGCACGTACTGCATGCCGGCCGAGGGACTCGACTGGCTGCAGGGCGAGCAGAAGCTGCGGCCCGCCGAGCTCAACCGGCTGATCTCGATCGCGGTCACCCGGCTCGGAATCACGAGCGTCCGCTTCACCGGGGGCGAGCCGCTCGTGGTGCCGCACCTCGAAGAGGTCATCGCTGCGACCGCGGTGCTGCGCCCTCGCCCGGAGATCACCCTGACCACCAACGGCGTCGGACTGGCCCGGCGCGCCGCCGGGCTCAAGGCCGCGGGGCTGGACCGGATCAACGTCTCGCTGGACACCGTCGACGCTGCGCGGTTCGCTGCCATCACCCGCCGTGATCGGCTGGCCGACGTCGTCGACGGGCTGCAGGCGGCCCAGGCCGCAGGGCTGGACCCCGTCAAGGTCAACGCGGTGCTCGACCCGGTCACCGGCCTCGACGACGCCGTGGCGCTGCTGCGGTTCTGCCTGCGACACGGCTACCAGCTGCGCATCATCGAACAGATGCCTCTCGACGCCGGTCACGCGTGGGAGCGGGACCGTGCCGTCCGCGCCGACGACATCCTCGCCGAGTTGCGGCGACACTTCACGCTGAACCCCGATCCCGCCCCGCGCGGCTCCGCCCCGGCCGAGCTGTGGCAAGTCGATGACGGGACGGGCGCCACGGGTCGCGTGGGCATCATCGCGTCGGTGTCGCATGCGTTCTGTGCGGCATGTGACCGCAGTCGCCTGACCGCCGACGGCCAGGTCCGCAACTGCCTGTTCGCCCGCGAGGAGACCGATCTGCGTGCGCTGCTGCGGTCCGGAGCCGACGACGCCGCATTGGAGGCTGCGTGGCGCGCCGCGATGTGGGCCAAGGCGGCCGGGCACGGGATCAACGAGCCGGATTTCGTCCAGCCCGATCGTCCGATGAGCGCGATCGGCGGCTGA
- a CDS encoding MoaD/ThiS family protein has protein sequence MQADVEVRVTVRFFAAARAAAGAEEEVVKLPAGATVADLIALLEARGETLSRVLARCSYLCDGVAVRDTATALGDAQTLDVLPPFAGG, from the coding sequence GTGCAGGCAGACGTCGAGGTGCGGGTGACCGTTCGCTTCTTCGCCGCGGCACGGGCGGCAGCAGGCGCCGAGGAGGAGGTCGTCAAACTCCCCGCAGGCGCGACCGTGGCCGACCTGATCGCCCTCCTCGAGGCGCGCGGCGAGACGTTGTCGAGGGTGCTGGCTCGCTGCTCCTACCTGTGCGATGGAGTTGCGGTGCGCGACACCGCAACTGCGCTCGGCGACGCGCAGACCCTCGATGTGCTGCCGCCGTTTGCAGGCGGATAG
- a CDS encoding molybdenum cofactor biosynthesis protein MoaE: protein MTTVVRVALTEHPIDSPEHEALVAHHAAGAVVAFAGVVRDHDGGRGVTRLEYSAHPTAEQTLSEVAAEIAATCQGVRAIAVSHRIGTLHIGDAALVAAVAADHRGAAFETCSRLVDAVKARLPVWKHQFFSDGTDEWVNSA from the coding sequence ATGACAACCGTCGTGCGCGTTGCACTGACCGAGCACCCCATCGATTCACCCGAGCACGAGGCCTTGGTCGCCCACCACGCCGCCGGTGCGGTGGTCGCCTTCGCCGGCGTCGTCCGCGACCACGACGGCGGACGCGGCGTGACCCGGCTCGAATACTCGGCGCACCCGACCGCGGAGCAGACCCTGTCCGAGGTCGCCGCGGAGATCGCCGCGACTTGTCAGGGAGTGCGGGCCATCGCGGTCAGCCACCGCATCGGGACGCTGCACATCGGAGACGCCGCGCTGGTCGCCGCGGTAGCGGCCGACCACCGCGGCGCTGCGTTCGAGACCTGCTCCCGTCTCGTCGACGCCGTCAAAGCCCGGCTTCCGGTGTGGAAGCACCAGTTCTTCTCTGACGGCACCGACGAGTGGGTCAACTCCGCCTGA